The DNA sequence cctagatgCAACAATTGACTATACAAttatattatcattttatttgctACTTCTAATAAAAGTTGACAAAAGTAtcaatttatgaaaaatttaaacacacaataatacatatattataatttgagAACAAAAATCTTAAAGTTGCATAATAGTAATTATGGCCCTTTTATTAGCTTAGCCctctcaaaataaaataaaggggcttttttatttttacattttaaaacagtttttttttgtatttttacgaaattagGCATAGAAACCTCTATTGCAATtagcgctgcaacttaaattgcaacaaaaaatcgtacaaAAATCCTtactgcaactagcgctgcaaccactttagaaactcaaatcgtaaatttgaaaaaaaaatttaaaaaaataatatataaagtaattcccctaaaataaaatatggaaTCGGGTTGGTGAGGGACCACAATTAACGTAGTTGTAGGTGGGAACTGGGAAGTGGCTACCACTATagtgtgactaaaaatattttatgattTGATGACTTAAATGGTCAGGAAACACAGATGGGCAACTTGGTTGCAAAAGGGCTTAATAGTCTTTGTAGTATTAAATACAGGAGCAAGTTGATTCATTGCCGCATCCAATAAAAAGTGGTGCAAAGGaccaaaggaagaaaaaaaccAACGTGTATATGTTAAAGTTTTTGTCGTACGAGTAATattaaaacaattaaataattatatttgtaaaatcacaaaatattaattgatgtgattttatttaaaaatatgtttaattgaatattatttttgtgttacTATTATACATTAgcttttggattttttttattattttgtatcttCTGGGTGTTACATTTATCTTCCTATCAAACAAGCTTGAAAACTTATAATAAATGAAgattatattacatttttttcttgttttatttctaattataaagaAATACTATAATTAAAGTAATTAAAGAAATAAAGGGACAACTGTAAAGATAAAGACTAATAAACGCTTAATTAGGAGTTTCTGTGGACTCGAATAGGAAAAAATTGACCATTGTTTCTTAAAGAGAACATGGGTGACATAGTAGACTTAGACTGTCCCCAATTTTGACCATCTTTAGTTTATGTACTAGCCATTAATATTAATAAGTCAGTATTCACGCATCTGCTCCATGTGAATATTATCAAAGACTAATAATATGAACCTGATTCGACTTTCACTGTAGTGTTTTTTTTCACAATTGTTAGATCTTTAGACCTACCgtctatatttctttttttaatgtatataaatatagctTTATGTGTGTATGTagttttatttaactttttttcttGTTTGGTAATTGATTTAACTTTCTTACATTTAATACAAATTATGTATAGAACAGACCACAAATAATAAGGCACTGCTAATCTGCAATGCCAATGACCAAGTTTGACCAAAAAcattatattttgagtatttGACATTGATTTACTTAGTTGAGTTTCCATGATTTATCTTCTTGTTTCTGATGTTGGCATGCGACAGTTCAAATTCTTGAAACAATATCCAGTAAGCTACAGCTGAGCCGTTATTGGAACATCAGTCGAAGTTCTTGTAGGGATGGCATTGGCTTAAATACGACAACCCCTGAAGGTGGTAGAAGCAATGTCACATGTGACTGTTCTCCAGGAAATGGTAGTACTATTAGTATTTGCCATATCAAAATCATGTAAGcctttctttcaattattttttattttcatttcttgAAACACAAATTACCGTTTGATGCTTACTTTGTTGACGCTCATGTTTGACAAGTAAGCTAATTTGTTGTTGAAGTCTGACATTGGTTTTTTAAAACATTTAAATATATGATATGACAGCGAGTTGAAGGGTCTCAATCTAGTTGGAGGTATACCTGAAGAATTTGGAAATCTTACTCATCTTGAACAACTGTAAGTGACATTTGGTTATTCTCTCAATTACAAACTTAGATGCAAATTTACATTGGATCTTAATTTTATAGAATATTGCTAGAACATGTTACCTACAGAGGACATTGTTAGAGAGTCTCACATTGCGAATGTgtggaaagataatagaatatataagaggaaTGGGTTACTCCTCCCAtaactaattggttttgggatgAACCCCATTCACCTTATTcacaaattctaacatggtatcagactaaaaaaaaaaaaaaaaatctctagcGACTATCCAACCCCAAAAAATAAACCGATCGAAGTAGAGCCGAAAAAAAAGAGCCAccgaaaatccaaaaaaaaattgatccaaGAGCCAAAGTCAAAAAAAAGCCACTTGTGATTTGGGGATAGTgagccaaaaataaaaaagagccaccaaaaattcaaaaataccaATCCGAAAAATAGAGCAAAAAGAGCCACTTGTGATCAGGGATAGTGAGCTAAAAAAAAGAGCCGCTTATGATCGAGTTGTCCAAGATGGTGAGCAGCTAAAATAGctaccatcttgagggggatgttagagagtcccacattgccaatgtgtggaaagataatagaatatataagaggaaTTAGCTACTCCTCCTATTGCCAATTAATTTTGGGATGAAACCTCATTTACCATATTCACAAATTCTAACAGACATTGAAGAGGTTATCAAATCTGGAACCTATAAATTTATCATAAATAGATTTAATAACATGCGTctttaattgttttcaaaattacTTATATAAGTGGGGACTGTACACAGCACTTCATTCAGAGTTCAATGAGAGAAGTGAGTCTTACATGCTTATACTTTAATATACATACAATacattcatatttatataaatattttgattataaaTTTAGAATGCCTGACGACTaagtattttttataactaaacAGTGATCTAACTCGCAACTACCTCAATGGATCAATCCCACCAAGCTTATTTCGTGCACCCCTGCGCGTTCTGTAAGTTACTTGTGTTCTTTTATCAAATATTTGTATCACTACCTATTTTCTTAGGTATTAGTTGTCATTGTTTAGGAGTACCGGACAAGTCGGTGATTTTATAACTATTGGTTGGTGTGGTGCAGGTCTGTTTTGGGAAACCGACTCTGTGGTTCCATTCCTCCGGAGATTGGAGAACTTACTATGCTCAGGGAGCTGTAAGTCATGCAAGTAGTATACTTCAATTACAATTAAACAAAGTGAAGATTAAATGTTAAATTTCTTAAATGTGAATGGTAATTTTTTCAGGGTATTGGAGAGTAATCTCTTTGATGGCCCTCTTCCTGAACAAATTGGGAGATTGAGTAACTTGGAAAGACTGTAAGATTGCCGTCCTTACTCTTGttcctctcttttttttttttttaaatataataataatattagtaatAGAAAGGGCAAGCTTGTTCTAGATTGGATTTCTTCCATATATGCTTTGAACAATTTTTTCTTAACATTTTTTATTGTACAGCCTACTGAATGCAAACAATTTTACTGGATCAATACCACTGACGTTTCAAAACTTGTTGAACTTAACCCAATTGTAAGTCAAAGAAGTTTACTAATAGTTCAAAAGttaagttttttttcttcttttcaagtTCAGAAATGTCTCACATTATTTATGGTTTGCAGTAGGATAGATGGGACTAGAATATCAGGGAGGATACCTGAACTTATTGGGAACTGGACCAAACTTGATAGACTGTGAGTACTgagtttttatttcatttatcatTCTTTCTGTTCTCTCATTTTCAAAATAATGGGAAGTTTCTTAAATTAAAAGTCTAAATTTGTTTCAGGGATATGCAGGGCACTTCCATGAAGGGTCCTTTTCCTTCCAGcatatcaaatttaaaaaacttGACTGAATTGTGAGACCTAGCTGCTTATCTGTTAATTACAGGTTTAGTTTGGTTTGCCAAAGGAGGGTTGTACTAATAATACTATGATTGAATTACTTGACACTTTTTATCAGGAGAATATCTGATTTGGGGGGACCAAATACAACTTTCCCTGATTTGAGACAGTTGAAGCTGTTGGAAGCATTGTAAGTTCAATAAGACTCGAAATGCTGCTGCTGTTATCCTATGAGACTATTTCCATTGTTTTCCGAGACTTACTAGGTTCTTGCACTGATTTTTTTCGATTCAGGGTATTGAGGAATTGCTTAATTAATGATAAAATTCCAACTTACATTGGAGACTTTACAAACTTGAAGACATTGTAAGCACTTAAATTTGTCTATATATTCCTTAaccccccccccaaaaaaaaaaaaaaaatcgtctaAATAACAAATGAAATGGCCTGGCTTGTGTTGTTGAAGATTCATTTTTCACATAACGATAAATTAGCGAACTGAATTTGATTTTGCAGTTACATATAAGTTAAACCGGAAATACTGTTTGCACTTATATCCCTACGTTGTTGCTTGACAAAGTGATTATTATTTCATGCCAGCTATTAACTATCATTTCGTATCCTTGTCTGCTCTTTCAAAGAACTTCAGTTTTGGTATAGGTTTCCAATAAAAATCAGTGAACAAGAAAGACTGATTCCATCTATGTACTCTCTAATTATTTCAATGATATGTTCAtttttcacacacacaaaaaaaaaagatggattgattgatttcATGCATAGTTAATTTGATTGCACTCTTATCATGTTGTCTTTGCTGAGGAACTAACTACTAAGCTATGTGCTTGTATTTGAATCTTTTAGGGACCTGAGTTTCAACAAGTTGACTGGTGAAATTCCAGAGATGGAGACTCTAACCGATCTAAAATTCGTGTAAGCTATTTAATATGCATTGGTTTCATTGTCAAGATTCTTGAGGTCTATTGTTACATTAGCTTTCGTTATATCTTTCTTTGACTAGTGGTTTATGAATGTAGGTTTTTGACCAATAACTCACTGACTGGAGTAGTGCCAAATTGGATAATCAACAGCAAACCCGAAATGTTCGTATATCAGGCTTTTTTCCCTTCGTCATCAGGCTTTATTCTTTTTTGCTTTTAAGTCATTTAATTGAAAGCGGCAATTTACAAACCCCTTTACTAATTTATAAGAATCTGTCaaactaaataattaagtacCAATTCATCGCTATTTTATTTGCAGTGATTTATCGTACAACAATTTCACTAAGTCACCACAACAGCTTAGTTGTTCAAGTTTGCATGTGTAAGTTTGTACCATCtaaatatgtgtatatgtatttCTCTATCTACTTTCGCTGTGTATTCTGCTAAGTTTTAAACTTTATCGTGAACAGGAATTTAATTTCTAGTTACAAAGATTCCGAGGCCCATTTGTAAGTCTCTTTCTCATTCTTATATTGACTTGTGTTTTATTTATCTTTACTTACACTAAATTGAACAATCAGATGGTGCTTGAAGAAGGATCTTCCCTGCCCAACAAAACCAAAACGTAAGGATAAATCCAAATAGCGCCATGTATTCTTGCATAACTTACATACGCAATTTGAATTAGTCTAAATGAGGTTCTAAATGTAATTCACATTATAACTGCAGATCATTCTTTGTTTATCAATTGTGGAGGGCCGGGCGAGGATGTTGATGGGAACAAATATGAGGACGACCAAAACGAAGGGGGTCATGCCAACTTTTTCACATCATCGGAGAAATGGGCTTATAGTAGCACTGGGGTTTTCATGAGTGATGACAGGTTACCTTACATTGCCAGCACAAACTTATTGGTAAATGAtacttcaaaattttataaaacgGCACGCTATGCTCCTCAATCGCTTAAGTACTATGGCCTTTGCTTGCGGGAAGGCAGTTACAAAGTGCAGCTTCACTTTGCTGAGATAATGTTTTCTAATGGCCAGTCATTTAAGAGCCTTGGCAGGCGCATCTTCGATATCTCAATTCAAGTGAGTAATTGTAGATTGATAATTCTACCGTACATAGCTGGTTTCATTTGTTTTACTTGATTCTTTGTAACTTATATAACTTAGCTTTGCACGGTAAAATTTTGGTTGAAGCTAGCTAATGATGTTTTTTGCTGACTTATGAATAGGGGATTCTACGTGAGAAAGATTTTAACATAATGGAGAGAGCTGGAGGTGCTCACAAAGGCATTACCATGACATATGACAATGTTTCTGTTATAGGTAGCACTCTAGAGATCCACCTCTACTGGGCTGGGAAAGGAACCAATGCTATTCCTCAGCGGAGTGTCTATGGACCTCTTATATCGGCTATTACTGTGACCCCAAGTAGGCTTCACcgataaactttaatttatatctTTGATTAAAACTTGAGAGTGTCAAAATAACCTTTAATTTTCTCTTCAGACTTCAGCGTTAATACTGGCTTGTCTGTTGGAGCAATTATTGGCATTGTAGCTGCTTCGTGTGTGTTTGTTGCTTGTATTTTACTAGGGCTTCGAATGAAGGGTTATTTAGGGGGGAAGGACCTTGACGATCCAGGTAATGATTTATGACTCCAGAAATTAATTTCCCATAATAGTCATTTGTATCTGTACCAATTCATTAGTTTCTTGCAAATACAAACTAAGTTTGGAAAAGAGTTGACATATGTGCATTGTGTAACTGTTGGAGTACATGTTCATGGTGGTGATTAACTGCTCTATCTTTGATGTTCTTGTGATATGCAATCGGTATTTGCATTAGAATGTTCGTAGTGTCTTAATTTGCAAGCAAAGAGTACTCTATTGTAGATTTTggttttttcttttagtttgcTATACACATTGGtggttggtttgcatgcttctCTTGTTTCTCAAGTGCTAAGAGATCAAGTATGCTAAGAGAGATTAGAGATTTtgattttctcttttaattttctatacacATTGTTGAACAAGTACACGTTAGTTGCCTTTCTCTTTTATTGTTAAGGAGACTATTTTTTGTCAACTACAACTGTGTATGTACTTCAAGCTGACTCATTGACTGATAGCCTTGAGAGTTTCTCCGACTTGAAAAAGTACTGTTAGGATTTTCTTAATTTCGGATTAGGAAGTATGAGGAGATTTATATTGATTTGCCAAATTTTGATTTCATACTTGCAAAGAGTACGGACTACTTTTTCTTGCTAGAACTTTGCTTAAGGCCTATATGTAGTTTGAAACATTTGCTTTTCATCTTCCTTCTCAACTTTTTCATTGGAGGGGAGCGTCTAATATCTTCCTTTGTTGCAGAGCTACGTGGATTAGAGTTACAAACAGGATATTTCTCGTTAAGACACATAAAATCTGCAACTAGTAATTTTGACCCTGCAAACAAGATAGGTGAAGGAGGTTTTGGACCAGTTTACAAAGTAAGGATAATTTTTTGGATCACTTCATGACCAATGACCATTACATATAATGAGAAAATTTGTGATTTCTAGTCATATTCCAAACATTTGATGTGTATATACTTAATAATTTTGTAGGGTACACTATCAGATGGTCGTGTGGTTGCTGTTAAACAGTTGTCATCAAAATCAAAGCAAGGCAACCGTGAATTTGTTAACGAGATAGGCATGATATCTGCATTACAACACCCAAATCTTGTGAGGCTTTATGGTTGCTGCATTGAAGGGAATCAACTGTTGCTTGTATATGAATACTTGGAAAACAACAGTCTTGCTCGTGCACTCTTTGGTAATTATTTGAATGTTCAATTTTTGTTTCTCTGTCACATAGTTTAGAACAATACTCATCTCGTTTTTCTTACTTCCAACATCGATAGGTACCAAGGAACAGCAGCTATCATTGGACTGGCAAACAAGACAGAAGATATGTATAGGGATAGCAAGGGGTCTAGCTTATCTTCATGAGGAGTCAAGGTTGAAAATTGTTCACAGAGATATAAAGGCAACCAATGTGCTTCTTGATAAGGATTTAAATGCCAAGATATCTGATTTTGGTTTAGCAAAGCTTGATGAAGAAGAGAACACTCATATCAGCACAAGGATAGCTGGAACAATGTATAGTTCtaactttttcttcttcaaagaaTTTTGGTTGTATTTCACAATACTGCGGCCTATACTTCCAAACAAAATGCTTGAGAATaaatcttttattttctgtGACACTGTACTCACTGTTGTGAACTTATCTTTTTCTCTTCAGAGGTTATATGGCTCCGGAGTATGCAATGAGAGGTTATTTGACCGATAAGGCCGATGTTTATAGCTTCGGAGTGGTTGCTTTGGAGATTGTTAGTGGGAAGAGCAACACAAATTACAGGCCAAAGGAGGAGTTTGTTTATCTTCTCGATTGGGTAAGTCACAGTTAATCTCACAATCTGGTTCCTTTTTAGAGTTTAACTTTCTATTTGCATATTATCAGAGTACTAAACGTGtgtattttgtttgttttctccACATGTAAATGTAATTGAAGGCTTATGTCCAACAAGAACAAGGGAATCTATTAGATCTTGTGGATCCTAGTCTTGGTTCAAAATACTCGACAGATGAGGCTCTAAGAATGCTTCACTTGGCCCTATTGTGCACCAACCCATCTCCCACTCTTAGGCCACCGATGTCGTCCGTGGTGAGTATGCTGGAAGGAAAAATCCCGGTCCAAGCTCCACTGGTGAAGCAAAGCACGATGGATCAGGACGCAAGGTTCAGAGCCTTTGAAAAGCTAACACATGACAGCATAACAGACATGTCTGGGTACTCGCAAGAGAGCCACCATGTAGGCACTTCTATGGATGGACCATGGATTGATTCTTCTGTTTCTGGTCAGAGTAAAGATGAGTCGACCGTCCTGCAACATAATTCAAGTACCAAGCTTCTTTAGGATTCTGTAATCTCTCATATGATCTTAATATGGTTTGATGGAAAAGCAAGCCAACTATTATAGGACCaatgtttttgaatttttctgtCTATTTATTTGTTTGTTCAATATTAGGTTTTCCAATTTTGTTCccaatattattttgtaaaggTGTTGAATGAATATTTatagggaaattttatttacaccctaAAATTTTTTCAGGCACctccattttaataattttaatttaatataaaatttatatctttaattgtattaattttttttaacttttttcttccaatttatatttttaaaaaatatacttatcaaataaaaataaagtatatttgaaatattatgataaaaaaattaaaataaaaaattatatgaaattttcttagaaaaaaaaaatatacatgaattagaaaaaattatgaaaatgaaatcaaaataagtattgaaattaacataaaataatgtcaagaaatttttttataaaaataagagtaatttttaaaaaatatttaagtttatatttttaataataataaagtgtaTTTATAAGTTTATGAAACTCctctatttatattttaatatgagAGAAAACACATGTAAGGAATAAAAAAGTTACATGGACAATATTGTGTCACTTCTTTAAGTCAATGGAAAATTACATGTGCAAACTcatccaaaactaattattggAATCCAATCATGGTGATCAACTGTTGATTTTCAATTAAACTTTTTAGAGAACTGTCGAAGAGACTTAGTGAAATTTGGAGTCCTCATCGCTTTAATACTAACGAAGAAAATGTAACCGGCATAAATTAATGACTTTTTTTCACAACTAATACCAAAGTTTCAAAATTGCAATTGtaattacttttatttattttaacataataactaattttattGCTGAGAGTCAAACATTATATTTTATACAACAAAGAAATTTTTCCAACCAGAAAATCTCGTTTTCTATCTTGCTAACTCATGTATAATACAATCTTACTGGGAGACACCCTTATAAAAAAAGAATTGATTAAACTTACAACGATTTCAATATCACTTTCCACTAAGGAGACAAAAAAGTCTATTTGCAAACACTATTTTAAAGTATAAGAAATTACCAACGCTTCAACTTCTTTAAGAGAGAAAAAACCAAgcaaaaatttaacaaaatatccTAACGAAAAGCCATTAGAATCACGATCTAAAGCCCCAAACCAATAATATTGTTTTCACAAAGAATAATAACATCCATATTTAACTTTAACAATCCAGCAAGAgattttaatcaataaataactCATGAGAGGAGAAAAATCTTAACCATTTGCTTATATGATTTTTAAGCCTGAAGCCAACTATCATAATATTGAAATGTCCAATTATCATATTATTGTCATTTTGTATTTGTTTTGCTTTACTGTTTCGTCAGGAGGACATAGTTAAAGAAatagatcttttttttttgctgaacaAAATCATGATAATGAACTCGTTGGAAATAGTGGATTTATGTAACGACCAATATGCAAACTTGAACCAAAGTAATGATCTTTTTTCCTCATTCTAAGAGTCAATAAAGTCATGTCTCAGAGACTCAGATCGAATATGTTTCTCAAAAGTAGCAGGTTATTTTAGTTGATGAGGTTGATGAATCTACTGATGTCATTCTTGATGCTTTTCTTTTTTGCTAACTCATTCTCGATGCTTTTCACTCTAGACTTTTTGTAGCTATGAAGCATCTCGGAATGAATTTAAAACAATTATActataaacaaaaatatacataaatagtCAAAATCACAATTTATACGCAAAAACATAAACAATTTAATGTATGAAATCACAGAGCAGTGATTACAATTTACAAGTAATATTTAATAGACTAATAACTAAAACATTACCAAGTTCCAGGTGTCAACAGTCAAATGATTCATAAACTCTaacaaaatgataaaaatttcACTTTGCCAAACATAATTGACCAAGACTTTCATAAAACAATAATCTCATCCAAATAGCCTAACACACACACtcacataaatatatacacaataCTTTGTCAGCAACGAAAACGTTATCCTAATAAGAATCAGACATAATATTCAAACACTTACGTAAGAACTCACTATCAGTTTCtagaaatattataataaagagctacACAACAAAGAGAAACTACACATTAACTTTCTGAGAATATGAAAGGTCTTGAGGGACCTGGTGatgttgatgaatctgagacaTAATTGCTTGAAGAATACTGAAATTGATCTTGAGTGGACCTTGTGGTGGTAGATGATGTATAAGAGGTAGAATTGATATTGAATGAAGGAGCAAAATACATTGGCCTAGGCAACTTGGATGGCAGGGTAGGCAATGGAGCTTCAAAATTTAGAACGCTCACCACTTGTTTGATATTAGGCCTGAATATGGGATCAGGATGGCAACACCATAACCCAGTTACCATCAAGCTCTCCATCTGCCTCTCATCAAATTCCTCACTTAATTTCATGTCAGCTGCTTCAAATATTTGCCCTTTACCGTACAAGTCCCACACCCACTCCACAAGGCTTACTTGGCTTGGTATTGCGTTTCTTATTACTGGTTTTCTTCCACAGCAGATTTCAAGGGCCACCATCCCAAAGCTATATATGTTAGGGATTATAAAacacttaaaatatatataaatcacagatctaaacatattcataaagtgctttaatatagaaaaccataaatcataaatctataaaaCCTTtgttaaattaaagaagaatatGATGATAAAAGATCAGCGGAAGCtttgcagagaaggttttgatcttccaagaatacactattttctagagtattttctctgatggggaaggagagaatacagaaaccctagtgtttcttggggaccactacctatttatagactcatcttagaatgagttttgggtatttataatttggcccctcaacaaattataaattaacttatggtatctacacattaattccataacactttaatacccttttgatacccataacataattggtcacttaattttgtatcacattttataatagcatatacattatacatatgtgcccacaaaggatttttaatccaacaatctcccacttgggcaacatatgttacctgataaatgtataaccttatgagctcaaaatttgctattatgtaaaggtatttacaacaatctcgtccatcaactatatccatataggatcaaagcgattttcgtcataccaatcatgactaaacccatcaatggtcacatatacaaatatagccaaatgacatagatcaatcatggatgtgtagcatggaaattacatgcaatgtgaaccgaacatgcctatttccaactggtcctccttaaaccaaagtgaggtcaaacttaaacataacaaaacagagtgaataaactgaaaactttatttctgatcagaaaataaccaaatacataaatgtcttaaacaaacataaagcaaagagaatacaaactcccactaaatcatgatatcctcaagtaatactacacccatatgagcagtgtgctcatgaaagaccttgggtggtaatccttttgtgagcggatccgctatcatggagtttgtcccaatatgctctatggaaatttgtccactctgcactctttctttcacaactaggaactttatgtcaatatgctttgacttggatgagctcctattgttattggaatacagcactgctgatttattgtcacaaaatatcttaagtggtctttcaacattctccaaaatacgcagcctagtgacaaagtttctcagccatattccctgagttgatgcctcataacacgctacaaattctgctgccatagtggaagaagctataagtgtctgtttgacacttttccaagatatagctcctccagctaacagaaaatgtagcctgatgtagaccttctgctatcttggcatccaCCGAAATCAAAATCAGAATACCTTACGACctccaaatgatctgatttcctgtatgtgagcatgtaatcttttgttctctgaagatacctcataaccctcttggctgctatccaatggtccataccagggttgcttaaatatctgcctaacatccctacaactgatgcatagggaatctttttcatttcctgaatttcaaggctgcttttagggcattgtctaagactgaatttgtctcctttagcaacaggggtatcacctggtctacaatcttgcatgccaaaccttttgagtattttatcgatatagctcttttgtgataatccaagaatatcccgagaacgatctcgacgtatttgaattcctaatacaaaagaggcgtcaccaagatctttcatctcaaattgcttagataaaaatctcttggtttcgtgcaataagcctatatcattagtggcaagcaatatgtcatcgacatgtagaaccagaaatatgtatttactccca is a window from the Cannabis sativa cultivar Pink pepper isolate KNU-18-1 chromosome 1, ASM2916894v1, whole genome shotgun sequence genome containing:
- the LOC133037441 gene encoding probable LRR receptor-like serine/threonine-protein kinase At1g53440, giving the protein MGFVFCTNKIIAVFVFGFLVLDAFFSGFGSNAQLLPQHEVQILETISSKLQLSRYWNISRSSCRDGIGLNTTTPEGGRSNVTCDCSPGNGSTISICHIKIIELKGLNLVGGIPEEFGNLTHLEQLDLTRNYLNGSIPPSLFRAPLRVLSVLGNRLCGSIPPEIGELTMLRELVLESNLFDGPLPEQIGRLSNLERLLLNANNFTGSIPLTFQNLLNLTQFRIDGTRISGRIPELIGNWTKLDRLDMQGTSMKGPFPSSISNLKNLTELRISDLGGPNTTFPDLRQLKLLEALVLRNCLINDKIPTYIGDFTNLKTLDLSFNKLTGEIPEMETLTDLKFVFLTNNSLTGVVPNWIINSKPEIDLSYNNFTKSPQQLSCSSLHVNLISSYKDSEAHLWCLKKDLPCPTKPKHHSLFINCGGPGEDVDGNKYEDDQNEGGHANFFTSSEKWAYSSTGVFMSDDRLPYIASTNLLVNDTSKFYKTARYAPQSLKYYGLCLREGSYKVQLHFAEIMFSNGQSFKSLGRRIFDISIQGILREKDFNIMERAGGAHKGITMTYDNVSVIGSTLEIHLYWAGKGTNAIPQRSVYGPLISAITVTPNFSVNTGLSVGAIIGIVAASCVFVACILLGLRMKGYLGGKDLDDPELRGLELQTGYFSLRHIKSATSNFDPANKIGEGGFGPVYKGTLSDGRVVAVKQLSSKSKQGNREFVNEIGMISALQHPNLVRLYGCCIEGNQLLLVYEYLENNSLARALFGTKEQQLSLDWQTRQKICIGIARGLAYLHEESRLKIVHRDIKATNVLLDKDLNAKISDFGLAKLDEEENTHISTRIAGTIGYMAPEYAMRGYLTDKADVYSFGVVALEIVSGKSNTNYRPKEEFVYLLDWAYVQQEQGNLLDLVDPSLGSKYSTDEALRMLHLALLCTNPSPTLRPPMSSVVSMLEGKIPVQAPLVKQSTMDQDARFRAFEKLTHDSITDMSGYSQESHHVGTSMDGPWIDSSVSGQSKDESTVLQHNSSTKLL